ACACGACCGAACGCTCGATGAACGCCGAGGTGATCGCCTGGGCGCATGACGAACTGGGGATCGGCTATCGCGAGATCGGGCGGGTGGTCCGCGCGAGCGAGCGGACCGTTCTGCGCTGGAAGAGCCGCGAGACCCTCGCTTCGCCACGGCACAGGCCGCGGATCCAGGGCCTGAACCGGCTCAAGTACCTCCTCTCCCGCGTCTTCCGCGATGCCGAGGGTGCGCACGGGTGGCTCCACGCGCCCGTGCCCGCGCTCGGCGGCCGCACGCCGATCTCCTACCTGCGCGAAGGAAAGCTCCGCCCCGTGTTGGAGGTGCTCGCCGGATTCGATGCGGGGGTCTTCGTGTGAGGATCCGGCGCACGGTGTGGCGTCACGTCCCGGCAGGCACCGAGCCGCTGCACATCGGGTGGATCGAGCTGGCGCGTGGCCGCTGGAACACACAGCGGCCACGGCTCGCATGCCTGTACACCGCGCTTACGCCGGAAGGCGCCATCGCCGAGTACCGAAAACACTACATCGATGCAGGGCTATCCGACATCGGCCGGACGCAGCCTCGCGACCTGGTCTCGATCCACGTAGACGTCGCTCCGGTGCTGAACCTCGACGATGAACACGAACTGGAGCGGCGGGGGCTCTCTGCTGTGGCGCTCACCGGACCGAGGCGGACGGCGTACCCGCTGTGCCATCGAATCGCTCACGAAGCCGTGGCGGACGGGTACCGCGCGATACTCGCTCCCTCGGCCGCGCTGGCAGGTGGCCGGGTACTCCTCGTCTATCCCGAGTCGTCGTACGGGCGTCTCCTCCTGCGCAACGGTGCGGACCGGCTTCTGCTTAACCATGGCACAGCCCCTATCGTGCCGTAACGTTCAGCATTCCCCCACAATCGCCTGCCACGCGGCGTCGGTGTCGTGGAAGTTGGTGAAGAGGTGGTCGGGGGTGTGGGAGGCGAGGTCGGCGGCGGTGTGGCGGCCGGTGGCGACGGCGATGGTGCGGACGCCCAGGTGCGCGCCGCAGGTGATGTCGAAGGGGGTGTCGCCCAGGATCACGATCTCCTTGCCCGCGTACTCCACGCCCGTCCGCTCGCGTGCGCGGCGCACGGCGACGGCGGGGAGCTCCGGGCGGTCGGCGTGGTCGGAGCCGTATGCGCCCACGCGGAAACGCTCCCACGCCAGCCCCGCGGCATCCACCTTGATCCGCGCGCCCTCTTCGATGTTCCCCGTCAGCAACCCCATCACCACCTCGCCGCCCGCCCCGTCCACACGCCGCAGCAACTCGGGAATCCCAGGGAGCGCCTCGACCTGGGTATGCTCCATCTCCCGGCGCAGGTTGGCGACGTAGTGCGTCCAGAGGTCCGCGAGGCGGCGGTCGATCTCGTCGCGCGGGAGCCCGGCGGCGCTCATGAGGGCGTGGACGATCTCGGGATCGGTGCGCCCGGCGAAGGAGTAGCCGTCTATGGGGCCGGTGGTGCCGAACACGTCCACCAGCGCGTCGTGCAGCGCCCGCTTCCCGGCGCCGTCCGCGGTGAGAAGGGTTCCGTCGATGTCGAAGAGGACCAGCCGCCGCATGCCGCGTCTCGGTAAGGGAATCGAAAACCGACGAAAAGCCTCGCACAGAGAACACAGAGGGAACCGCAAGCCACAGAGAAAACCTTTTGCCGTTCTCTCTGTATCTCTGTGTC
The Longimicrobium sp. DNA segment above includes these coding regions:
- a CDS encoding haloacid dehalogenase-like hydrolase → MRRLVLFDIDGTLLTADGAGKRALHDALVDVFGTTGPIDGYSFAGRTDPEIVHALMSAAGLPRDEIDRRLADLWTHYVANLRREMEHTQVEALPGIPELLRRVDGAGGEVVMGLLTGNIEEGARIKVDAAGLAWERFRVGAYGSDHADRPELPAVAVRRARERTGVEYAGKEIVILGDTPFDITCGAHLGVRTIAVATGRHTAADLASHTPDHLFTNFHDTDAAWQAIVGEC
- a CDS encoding antitoxin Xre/MbcA/ParS toxin-binding domain-containing protein, which produces MMAPTDTTERSMNAEVIAWAHDELGIGYREIGRVVRASERTVLRWKSRETLASPRHRPRIQGLNRLKYLLSRVFRDAEGAHGWLHAPVPALGGRTPISYLREGKLRPVLEVLAGFDAGVFV
- a CDS encoding RES family NAD+ phosphorylase, coding for MWRHVPAGTEPLHIGWIELARGRWNTQRPRLACLYTALTPEGAIAEYRKHYIDAGLSDIGRTQPRDLVSIHVDVAPVLNLDDEHELERRGLSAVALTGPRRTAYPLCHRIAHEAVADGYRAILAPSAALAGGRVLLVYPESSYGRLLLRNGADRLLLNHGTAPIVP